The Methanosphaera stadtmanae DSM 3091 genome includes a window with the following:
- the cobQ gene encoding cobyric acid synthase CobQ, whose translation MKYIMFQGTSSNAGKTLTVAALCNLLSRKGYRVTPFKSQNMSLNSYTTVDNDEMSIAQVMQSEAAGIEPNCNMNPILLKPKEDFTSQVIVQGKPAGNMRFDDYQNNFRTQAIKAIEESLEYLKEDYDITVIEGAGSPAEINMYDKDLANMLIARMTDADVILVADIDQGGVFASIVGTYFLIPEEDRKRIKAVIINKFRGNADVLKPGIEKIEELTNIPVIGIIPYDETLNLPEEDSASLSTHHFSENEKITIGTLRLPRISNFTDIDPLDYEEDIGIKLVSIYDDLEDLDALIIPGTRNTVNDLVELKKSGAFDKIKKISKEIPIFGICGGYQMLSNNIIDESCSESKYGSVEGLGLLDMTTEFGQIEKVVQQSEGTIIKDSSLGFEKDTKVTGYELHEGITILGDVEPLIKIKKGQGNDESGLYDGAINGNVCGTYFHGIFHNFEFRRKFTDQLRINKGLKPLGLTKDDFKESKRVNYDQLGDLFANNVDMSFFKDLLRD comes from the coding sequence ATGAAATATATAATGTTTCAAGGTACATCATCAAATGCTGGAAAAACATTAACTGTAGCAGCATTATGTAATTTATTATCAAGAAAAGGATATAGAGTAACACCATTTAAATCACAAAACATGTCCTTAAATTCATATACTACAGTTGATAATGATGAAATGTCTATAGCACAAGTTATGCAATCAGAAGCAGCAGGAATAGAACCAAACTGTAATATGAACCCAATATTACTTAAACCAAAAGAAGATTTTACTTCGCAAGTGATTGTTCAAGGAAAACCTGCAGGAAATATGAGATTTGATGATTATCAAAATAACTTCAGAACACAAGCAATTAAAGCAATTGAAGAATCTTTAGAATATCTTAAAGAAGATTATGATATAACAGTTATAGAAGGGGCAGGATCACCTGCAGAAATTAACATGTATGATAAAGACTTGGCAAACATGTTAATAGCCCGGATGACTGATGCAGATGTAATATTAGTAGCAGATATAGATCAAGGTGGAGTATTCGCATCAATAGTTGGAACATATTTTTTAATACCTGAAGAAGATAGAAAACGTATAAAAGCAGTTATTATCAATAAATTTAGAGGAAATGCTGATGTACTAAAACCAGGTATTGAAAAAATAGAAGAACTAACAAATATTCCAGTTATTGGAATAATACCATATGATGAGACATTAAATTTACCAGAAGAGGATTCAGCTTCCTTATCAACACATCATTTTAGTGAAAATGAAAAAATAACAATTGGAACGCTACGTCTACCAAGAATTTCTAACTTCACAGATATAGATCCACTTGACTATGAAGAGGATATTGGAATAAAATTAGTAAGTATTTATGATGACCTTGAAGACTTAGATGCATTAATAATACCTGGAACAAGAAATACTGTAAATGACTTAGTAGAACTTAAAAAATCAGGAGCATTTGATAAAATTAAAAAAATCTCAAAAGAAATACCAATATTTGGAATCTGTGGTGGATATCAAATGTTGTCTAATAACATAATAGATGAGTCATGTTCTGAATCAAAGTATGGATCTGTAGAAGGATTAGGACTACTTGATATGACTACTGAATTTGGACAAATAGAAAAAGTTGTTCAACAAAGTGAAGGTACAATAATAAAAGATAGTTCACTTGGATTTGAAAAAGATACTAAAGTAACAGGTTATGAATTACATGAAGGTATAACAATACTTGGTGATGTAGAACCATTAATTAAAATAAAAAAAGGACAAGGTAATGATGAATCAGGTCTCTATGATGGAGCAATAAATGGTAATGTGTGTGGAACATACTTCCATGGAATATTCCATAACTTTGAATTTAGAAGAAAATTCACAGATCAGCTACGTATAAACAAGGGATTAAAACCATTAGGCCTAACAAAAGATGACTTTAAAGAATCAAAAAGAGTAAACTATGATCAACTTGGAGATTTATTTGCAAATAATGTAGATATGTCCTTTTTTAAAGATTTATTAAGGGATTAA
- the lonB gene encoding ATP-dependent protease LonB: MNNEEKKEETVLQNNEKENQENTNNTENTNKDKTDLTKHVVSEINPEEYIDTDEIDIPPMLIDQIIGQEEAVETIKKAAKQRRNVLLIGEPGIGKSMIAKAMAELLPPEDLQDILVYPNVEDTNNPLVGVMPAGQGKKVIENAKKQNKGQEERRNILMITIIAFIMAIGFLTNQFLSAIIAVGIVFFALYQLRPKGQQSTPKLLINSDGKEVAPFVDATGAHAGALLGDVRHDPYQSGGLGTPAHERVESGMIHRANKGVLYIDEIGTMTMKTQQELLTAMQEHKYQITGQSDNSSGAMVRTNPVPCDFVLVASGNMEVLKDMHIALRSRIRGYGYEVFMKDSMKDTPENRKKLGQFVAQEVKNDGRIPHFTKEAVAEVIKEAQRRAGKKDALTLKLRDLGGLVRAAGDVAVEENAKEVTVEHVHEARKQSRTLEQQIADRYISQRKEYSVFSNEGSKIGCINGLAVIGNSSGIVLPIAAEAAPSQSKEEGKIIAAGKLGDIAKEAVQNVGAIIKKSIGTDISNYDIHIQFVQSYDGVEGDSASVSMATAIISAIENIPIDQTLALTGSLSVRGTVLPIGGATYKIEAAAESGMKKVLIPASNMDDVLIDKKYVDQIEIIPVKTLTDVLEHALVGPQKDEFIKSLKENKIDKIKNYIPNPTDIINSKPSKSNN; the protein is encoded by the coding sequence ATAAATAATGAAGAGAAAAAAGAAGAAACCGTCCTTCAAAATAATGAAAAAGAAAATCAGGAAAACACAAACAACACAGAAAATACTAACAAAGACAAAACCGACTTAACAAAACATGTTGTATCTGAAATTAATCCAGAAGAATATATTGATACAGATGAAATAGACATACCACCCATGTTAATTGACCAAATAATTGGACAAGAAGAAGCAGTGGAAACTATAAAAAAAGCTGCAAAACAAAGACGTAATGTTCTACTTATAGGAGAACCTGGTATTGGTAAATCCATGATAGCTAAAGCAATGGCAGAATTATTACCACCTGAAGATTTACAAGACATACTAGTATATCCCAATGTTGAAGATACAAACAATCCATTAGTTGGAGTTATGCCGGCAGGTCAAGGTAAAAAAGTAATCGAAAATGCTAAAAAACAAAATAAAGGCCAAGAAGAACGTAGAAACATACTGATGATTACTATAATTGCATTTATTATGGCAATAGGATTTTTAACAAATCAATTCCTAAGTGCAATAATTGCTGTGGGAATAGTGTTCTTTGCACTCTACCAACTCAGACCAAAAGGACAACAATCAACACCAAAACTTCTTATAAATAGTGATGGTAAAGAAGTAGCACCATTTGTTGATGCTACTGGAGCACATGCAGGTGCATTACTTGGTGATGTAAGACACGACCCATACCAATCTGGAGGATTAGGAACTCCAGCTCATGAAAGAGTAGAAAGTGGAATGATACACAGAGCAAACAAAGGAGTACTATACATAGATGAAATCGGTACAATGACCATGAAAACACAACAAGAACTCCTAACAGCAATGCAAGAACACAAGTACCAAATTACAGGACAAAGTGATAACAGTAGTGGAGCAATGGTTAGAACAAATCCAGTTCCATGTGATTTTGTATTAGTTGCATCAGGAAACATGGAAGTATTAAAAGATATGCATATAGCACTTAGATCAAGAATACGTGGATATGGATATGAAGTATTCATGAAAGATTCCATGAAAGACACCCCTGAAAATCGTAAAAAATTAGGTCAATTTGTAGCACAAGAAGTTAAAAACGATGGAAGAATACCACATTTTACAAAAGAAGCAGTAGCAGAAGTTATTAAAGAAGCACAACGTAGAGCTGGAAAAAAAGATGCTTTAACACTCAAACTAAGAGATCTTGGTGGACTTGTAAGGGCTGCTGGAGATGTAGCTGTTGAAGAAAATGCTAAAGAAGTAACAGTAGAACATGTACATGAAGCAAGAAAACAATCAAGAACATTAGAACAACAAATAGCAGACAGATACATATCCCAAAGAAAAGAATACAGTGTATTCTCAAATGAAGGATCTAAAATTGGTTGTATCAATGGTTTAGCAGTTATAGGAAATTCAAGTGGTATTGTTCTACCAATAGCAGCAGAAGCAGCACCATCCCAGAGTAAAGAAGAAGGTAAAATAATTGCAGCAGGTAAACTTGGAGATATAGCAAAAGAAGCTGTGCAAAATGTTGGTGCTATTATTAAAAAAAGTATTGGTACTGACATATCAAATTATGATATACACATCCAATTTGTACAATCATATGATGGAGTAGAAGGAGATAGTGCAAGTGTATCTATGGCTACAGCAATTATTTCAGCAATAGAAAACATACCAATCGATCAAACACTAGCATTAACTGGTTCATTAAGTGTAAGGGGAACAGTACTTCCAATTGGTGGAGCAACATATAAAATAGAAGCTGCTGCTGAATCTGGAATGAAAAAAGTACTTATACCTGCATCAAACATGGATGATGTACTTATTGATAAAAAATATGTAGATCAAATCGAGATTATTCCAGTTAAAACATTGACTGATGTATTAGAACATGCACTTGTAGGACCTCAAAAAGATGAATTTATCAAAAGTCTAAAAGAAAATAAAATTGATAAAATAAAAAATTACATACCAAATCCCACAGACATAATCAATTCTAAACCTTCCAAAAGTAACAATTAA
- a CDS encoding VWA domain-containing protein: MINPKIITLSNFLRKEGMIVSIRSTITAANIWEKYHETFNDEEIKESLKCIYVKNREDIHKFDLIYNRLFSKKIERKTKRQKQEPRQKYDNTSNNEIKSQKSNPNTEYLENQELIENRKQKKVINDKLMKESIVLLDNNDRRVFDICQRLSKKIANQRSKRKKRSHSHNINMPNTIRYNLKNGGHLVKLIHQKPPKKKTKQIFLCDISGSCEWVSTWFFAILYGCYKTFDKITVYDFDNKIIDVTDSLTSEYENTYQINFAHQRLGIRPFGQSDMTTSFKQFRDEATLNNHTDVIILTDCRDWTGKRENGVLESATILHEIVQKSRKVIILNPEKKIRWKTRTSCVSDYEQAGAIIYETGTLDQFARVISAL; this comes from the coding sequence ATGATTAATCCTAAAATAATTACATTATCTAACTTCTTAAGAAAAGAAGGAATGATTGTAAGTATACGCAGTACAATAACAGCAGCAAATATTTGGGAGAAATATCATGAAACATTTAATGATGAAGAAATTAAAGAATCATTAAAATGTATTTATGTTAAAAATAGGGAAGATATACATAAATTTGATCTTATATACAACAGATTATTTTCGAAAAAAATAGAAAGAAAAACAAAAAGACAAAAACAAGAACCTAGACAAAAATATGACAATACTTCCAATAATGAAATTAAAAGTCAAAAAAGTAATCCAAATACAGAATATCTTGAAAACCAAGAATTAATTGAAAATAGAAAACAAAAAAAAGTAATTAATGATAAATTAATGAAGGAGAGTATAGTACTTTTAGATAATAATGATAGACGAGTATTTGATATATGTCAAAGACTAAGTAAAAAAATAGCTAACCAGCGTTCTAAACGTAAAAAACGTTCTCATTCACACAATATAAATATGCCAAATACTATCAGATATAATCTTAAAAATGGTGGACATTTAGTAAAATTAATTCATCAAAAACCACCTAAAAAAAAGACAAAACAAATATTTCTCTGTGATATTAGTGGTTCATGTGAATGGGTAAGTACATGGTTTTTTGCAATATTATATGGTTGTTATAAAACATTTGATAAAATAACAGTTTATGATTTTGATAATAAAATCATTGATGTGACAGATTCATTAACCTCAGAATATGAAAATACCTATCAAATAAATTTTGCACATCAACGATTAGGCATTAGACCCTTTGGACAATCAGATATGACCACATCATTTAAACAATTTCGAGATGAGGCAACACTAAACAACCATACAGATGTAATAATATTAACAGATTGTAGAGATTGGACAGGTAAACGTGAAAATGGAGTTCTTGAAAGTGCAACAATACTTCATGAAATTGTTCAAAAATCACGTAAAGTTATTATATTAAATCCAGAGAAGAAAATCAGATGGAAAACAAGAACCAGTTGTGTATCTGACTATGAACAAGCAGGTGCTATAATCTATGAAACAGGTACTTTAGATCAGTTTGCTAGAGTTATAAGTGCATTATAA
- a CDS encoding VWA domain-containing protein, with protein MINNKILTLSQFLRFEGINVSIRSTIRASNIWDNFHNKFNSEELKDALRSVYVKNKEDIPRFERSYDYVFIYNKSIENNPLKQDHVEINTTNHKTNQKQKKVEKDTTRETIIKRRLKQKKIVDESILDEEFVRLDTIDYRVYDICRDFSKKVANHRSIRKKSKKSRSVNIPKTIRKNLKNGGHLINLIHQTPPMHKSKHIFLCDISGSCEWATTWFFAMLTGCHDSFDKLTLYNFDNRVIDVTHALDSTFKNSYQINVGLQSLGLRPRGHSDMTKSFNQFLKESELNKHTDVILLTDCRDWTGKRTNGVLESAKVLHKIIIKSRNVIILNPENKYRWNTPTSCVRDYQEVGAKVYETSTLKQFAKVIKEI; from the coding sequence ATGATTAACAATAAAATTCTAACATTGAGTCAATTTCTAAGATTTGAGGGAATAAATGTCAGTATTAGAAGTACAATTAGGGCTTCAAATATATGGGATAACTTTCATAACAAATTTAATTCAGAAGAATTAAAAGATGCTCTGAGAAGTGTTTATGTTAAAAATAAGGAAGATATTCCCAGATTTGAACGCTCTTATGATTATGTTTTTATATATAATAAATCTATTGAAAATAATCCCCTCAAACAAGATCATGTTGAAATAAATACTACAAACCATAAAACTAATCAAAAACAAAAAAAAGTAGAAAAGGATACTACTCGAGAAACAATAATTAAAAGACGTTTAAAACAGAAAAAAATTGTGGATGAAAGCATTTTAGATGAGGAATTTGTTAGATTAGATACTATCGATTATAGAGTTTATGATATATGTAGAGATTTTAGTAAAAAAGTAGCTAATCATAGATCTATACGAAAAAAAAGTAAAAAATCCAGAAGTGTAAATATTCCTAAAACAATTAGGAAAAATCTTAAAAATGGTGGACATTTAATAAATCTTATTCATCAAACTCCTCCAATGCATAAATCAAAACATATATTTCTCTGTGATATTAGTGGTTCATGTGAATGGGCAACAACATGGTTTTTTGCAATGCTTACTGGATGTCATGATTCATTTGATAAATTAACATTATATAATTTTGATAATAGAGTAATTGATGTAACACATGCACTTGATTCTACTTTTAAAAATTCATATCAAATAAATGTAGGTTTACAATCATTAGGTCTTAGACCTAGAGGTCATTCAGATATGACTAAATCATTTAATCAGTTTTTAAAAGAATCTGAATTAAATAAACATACTGATGTTATATTACTTACAGATTGTAGAGATTGGACAGGTAAACGAACTAATGGTGTCCTTGAGAGTGCTAAGGTTTTACATAAAATAATTATTAAATCTAGAAATGTTATTATTTTAAATCCCGAGAATAAGTATAGGTGGAACACTCCCACAAGTTGTGTTAGGGATTATCAGGAAGTTGGTGCAAAAGTTTATGAAACAAGCACCCTTAAACAGTTTGCTAAGGTAATTAAAGAAATATAA